Proteins found in one Ptychodera flava strain L36383 chromosome 16, AS_Pfla_20210202, whole genome shotgun sequence genomic segment:
- the LOC139114524 gene encoding dolichyldiphosphatase 1-like, whose product MASCLETDWDDSEWDKSGKGILWKPVSLTHVEYPAGDFFGKIFAWFSLLPVFLLVSFVTLIAFRRELHTITFFGGLVLSELVNWVLKNIIRQPRPCRGHDVVFSEYGMPSSHSQFMWFFAIYLVLFVYIRIQYTSSSSSSIIDIAWKHVVSVGALVVAAIVCYSRVYLHYHTSQQVFMGAAVGTLLAIPWFIFTQLVLTPLFPVVASWPISERLMLRDSTLIPNVLWFEYTSARAEARARQRKLQ is encoded by the exons ATGGCGTCCTGTCTGGAGACAGATTGGGACGACTCTGAGTGGGACAAGTCGGGCAAAGGAATTCTTTGGAAGCCTGTATCCTTAACACACGTCGAGTATCCCGCAG GTGATTTTTTTGGGAAGATCTTTGCCTGGTTCAGTCTTCTTCCAGTGTTTCTGCTGGTATCATTTGTCACTCTCATTGCCTTTCGTAGAGAATTACACACA attacattttttggcGGACTAGTTCTCAGTGAATTGGTCAATTGGGTGCTTAAAAATATAATCAGGCAACCGAGGCCTTGCAGAG GCCACGATGTGGTGTTTTCAGAGTATGGTATGCCTTCAAGTCATTCCCAGTTTATGTGGTTTTTTGCCATTTATCTAGTTTTATTTGTATATATCAG AATCCAATACACAAGCAGTAGTTCAAGTAGCATTATTGACATTGCCTGGAAACACGTGGTCTCTGTCGGAGCATTAGTCGTCGCTGCCATTGTATGTTACAGCAG AGTGTATCTTCATTATCATACAAGTCAACAAGTATTCATGGGAGCAGCTGTGGGAACTCTGCTGGCAATACCATGGTTTATTTTTACTCAG CTGGTGCTAACTCCACTATTTCCTGTGGTTGCATCGTGGCCCATATCTGAAAGATTGATGCTGAGGGATTCGACTCTCATTCCAAATGTTCTTTGGTTTGAATACACATCAGCACGAGCTGAAGCAAG AGCCAGGCAGAGGAAGCTACAGTGA
- the LOC139114523 gene encoding queuine tRNA-ribosyltransferase catalytic subunit 1-like isoform X1: MASTINKTHAHALTLTILAECSTTKARTCKLKLPHHTVDTPVFMPVGTQGTMKGMTTKQLEELDCQIILGNTYHLGARPGPELLEKAGGLHSFMNWKRALLTDSGGFQMVSLLKLAEIREEGVKFQSPHDESEMMLTPEKSIEIQNSIGADIIMQLDDVVHSTTTGPRVEEAMYRSIRWLDRCISAHKRPTEQNLFPIVQGGLQPELRKICAKEMVKRDTPGYAIGGLSGGEEKEHFWKMVHLSTDLLPREKPRYLMGVGYAVDLVVCSALGCDMYDCVFPTRTARFGSALLISGQIHLKSKQFAKDYRPIDENCKCSTCQTHTRAFLHSIANQETVACHLLTVHNIAFQMNLMRSIRESILEDRFPKFIKDFMKIVYPDEDYPQWIRDALAAVNVHLVTSNC; the protein is encoded by the exons atggCGTCCACCATCAACAAGACACATGCTCACGCTCTAACTCTGACAATTCTCGCAGAATGCTCTACAACGAAAGCGAGGACGTGCAAATTGAAACTCCCGCATCACACTGTGGATACGCCGGTATTTATGCCGGTTGGAACGCAGGGAACTATGAAGGGGATGACCACAAAACAACTAGAAGAGCTGGATTGCCAAATTATCCTTGGGAATACGTACCACCTTGGAGCGAGACCG GGACCTGAATTACTGGAGAAGGCTGGTGGCTTACATAGTTTTATGAACTGGAAAAGAGCCCTCTTAACT GACAGCGGCggttttcaaatggtttctctACTGAAACTAGCAGAAATCAGAGAAGAAGGAGTCAAGTTTCAATCTCCTCATGATGAATCAGAAATGATGCTGACCCCGGAGAAGTCCATCGAGATACAGAACAGTATAGGAGCTGACATCATCATGCAGCTTGATGATGTTGTACACAGTACAACCACGGGACCAAGAGTTGAAGAGGCCATGTACAG ATCAATAAGGTGGTTGGACAGATGCATTTCAGCCCATAAAAGACCAACAGAACAGAATTTGTTCCCAATTGTTCAGGGAGGATTACAACCAGAACTGAGGAAGATATGTGCAAAAG AAATGGTGAAGAGGGACACACCAGGGTATGCCATTGGAGGACTTAGTGGTGGAGAAGAGAAGGAGCATTTCTGGAAGATGGTCCACTTATCAACGGACTTGCTTCCCAGGGAAAAACCTAGGTACCTCATGGGAGTAGG GTATGCTGTTGATCTAGTCGTATGCAGTGCCCTCGGCTGTGACATGTATGACTGTGTCTTTCCGACCAGAACAGCT AGGTTTGGTTCAGCTTTGTTGATAAGTGGACAGATCCACCTAAAGAGTAAACAGTTTGCCAAGGATTACAGACCAATCGATGAGAATTGTAAATGTTCCACGTGTCAGACACACACCAGGGCATTCCTCCATTCCATAGCCAATCAGGAGACGGTAGCATGCCACCTGTTAACTGTACATAATATAGCTTTCCAG atGAATTTAATGCGCTCAATACGAGAGAGTATACTTGAAGATAGATTTCCTAAATTTATCAAAGACtttatgaaaattgtttatCCAGATGAAGATTATCCTCAGTGGATTAGGGACGCTTTGGCAGCCGTTAATGTTCATCTCGTAACCAGTAACTGCTGA
- the LOC139114523 gene encoding queuine tRNA-ribosyltransferase catalytic subunit 1-like isoform X2: MPVGTQGTMKGMTTKQLEELDCQIILGNTYHLGARPGPELLEKAGGLHSFMNWKRALLTDSGGFQMVSLLKLAEIREEGVKFQSPHDESEMMLTPEKSIEIQNSIGADIIMQLDDVVHSTTTGPRVEEAMYRSIRWLDRCISAHKRPTEQNLFPIVQGGLQPELRKICAKEMVKRDTPGYAIGGLSGGEEKEHFWKMVHLSTDLLPREKPRYLMGVGYAVDLVVCSALGCDMYDCVFPTRTARFGSALLISGQIHLKSKQFAKDYRPIDENCKCSTCQTHTRAFLHSIANQETVACHLLTVHNIAFQMNLMRSIRESILEDRFPKFIKDFMKIVYPDEDYPQWIRDALAAVNVHLVTSNC, translated from the exons ATGCCGGTTGGAACGCAGGGAACTATGAAGGGGATGACCACAAAACAACTAGAAGAGCTGGATTGCCAAATTATCCTTGGGAATACGTACCACCTTGGAGCGAGACCG GGACCTGAATTACTGGAGAAGGCTGGTGGCTTACATAGTTTTATGAACTGGAAAAGAGCCCTCTTAACT GACAGCGGCggttttcaaatggtttctctACTGAAACTAGCAGAAATCAGAGAAGAAGGAGTCAAGTTTCAATCTCCTCATGATGAATCAGAAATGATGCTGACCCCGGAGAAGTCCATCGAGATACAGAACAGTATAGGAGCTGACATCATCATGCAGCTTGATGATGTTGTACACAGTACAACCACGGGACCAAGAGTTGAAGAGGCCATGTACAG ATCAATAAGGTGGTTGGACAGATGCATTTCAGCCCATAAAAGACCAACAGAACAGAATTTGTTCCCAATTGTTCAGGGAGGATTACAACCAGAACTGAGGAAGATATGTGCAAAAG AAATGGTGAAGAGGGACACACCAGGGTATGCCATTGGAGGACTTAGTGGTGGAGAAGAGAAGGAGCATTTCTGGAAGATGGTCCACTTATCAACGGACTTGCTTCCCAGGGAAAAACCTAGGTACCTCATGGGAGTAGG GTATGCTGTTGATCTAGTCGTATGCAGTGCCCTCGGCTGTGACATGTATGACTGTGTCTTTCCGACCAGAACAGCT AGGTTTGGTTCAGCTTTGTTGATAAGTGGACAGATCCACCTAAAGAGTAAACAGTTTGCCAAGGATTACAGACCAATCGATGAGAATTGTAAATGTTCCACGTGTCAGACACACACCAGGGCATTCCTCCATTCCATAGCCAATCAGGAGACGGTAGCATGCCACCTGTTAACTGTACATAATATAGCTTTCCAG atGAATTTAATGCGCTCAATACGAGAGAGTATACTTGAAGATAGATTTCCTAAATTTATCAAAGACtttatgaaaattgtttatCCAGATGAAGATTATCCTCAGTGGATTAGGGACGCTTTGGCAGCCGTTAATGTTCATCTCGTAACCAGTAACTGCTGA